From one Eulemur rufifrons isolate Redbay chromosome 23, OSU_ERuf_1, whole genome shotgun sequence genomic stretch:
- the RIPOR1 gene encoding rho family-interacting cell polarization regulator 1 isoform X12 yields MMSLSVRPQRRLLSARVSRSQSFAGVLGSHERGPRSLPVFSPPGPPRKLPALSRVSRMFSVAHPASKVPQPERLDLVYAALKQGLTAYLEVHQQEQEKLQVQIRESKRNSRLGFLYDLDKQVKSIDRFLRRLEFHASKIDELYEAYCVQRRLRDGAYNMVRAYSTGSPGSREARDSLAEATRGHREYTESMCLLESELEAQLGEFHLRMKGLAGFARLCVGDQYEICMKYGRQRWKLRGRIEGSGKQVWDSEETVFLPLLTEFLSIKVTELKGLTNHVVVGSVSCETKDLFAALPQVVAVDINDLGTIKLSLEVTWSPFDKDDQPSAASTVNKASTVTKRFSTYSQSPPDTPSLREQAFYNMLRRQEELENGTAWSLSSESSDDSSSPQLSGTARHSSAPRPLVQQPEPLPIQVAFRRPEVPSSRPLDEEGAMAPALANGHAPYSRTLSHISEASVDAALAEASVEAVGTESLAWGPDPTRGEHPSPVLPALDPGHSATSPTLGTTGPASKSTEPAQSTLVDSVQKAADSGPSELSGPTHTTTNSTYSATSPTHSVASLTHTTTGSTHKPMISTLTTTVPIPTVTGPVQTTTSPSHTTATPTHTTVSTPHTTTSPTYTTASPTHTTMSAQTSASPTPDATALVQTTTSPTHPVTSPILITASPSTSLDFATLPSPSAHSDSTLPGTSPLPCSPPASTPCIQPDPRAPSTSYPSPACSSWKLLPSPAPDLPEPIVQRLTPPASPVAPAPQHSDLTLAMAAQASVPGAAGGAGDRRLEEALGALMAALDDYRGQFPELQGLEQEVTRLESLLMQRQGLTRSRASSLSITVEHALESFSFLNEDEDEDNDGPGVRPPSSPEAGAEDSLDSPSARPLSTGCPALDVALVQHLYHCSRLLLKLGTFGPLRCQEAWALERLLREARVLEAVCELSRLWEIPVTSAQEVVQFSASRPGFLTFWDQCTEGLSPFLCPVERVLLTFCNQYGARLSLRQPGLAEAVCVKLLEDALGQKLPRRPQPGPGEHVTIFQFWSYIETLDSPSMEAYVTETAEEVLLVRNLNSDDQAVVLKALRLAPEGRLRRDGLRALSSLLVHGNNKVMAAVSTQLRSLSLGPAFRERALLCFLDQLEDEDVQTRVAGCLALGCIKAPEGIEPLVYLCQTDTEAVREAARQSLQQCGEEGQSAHRRLEESLDALPRIFGPGSMASTAF; encoded by the exons ATGATGTCCTTGTCGGTGCGGCCGCAGCGCCGCCTGCTCAGCGCCCGGGTCAGTAGGAGCCAGTCCTTCGCAGGCGTCCTCGGCAGCCACGAGCGGGGGCCCAG GAGTTTACCAGTCTTCAGCCCGCCAGGGCCCCCACGGAAGCTCCCAGCGCTCTCCCGAGTGTCCAGGATGTTTTCCGTGGCTCACCCAGCCTCCAAGGTGCCGCAGCCTGAGCGGCTGGACCTGGTGTATGCTGCGCTTAAGCAGGGCCTGAC GGCCTACTTGGAAGTGCACCAACAGGAGCAGGAGAAACTCCAGGTGCAGATAAGGGAGTCCAAAAGGAATTCCCGCCTG GGCTTCCTGTATGACTTGGACAAG CAAGTCAAGTCCATTGACCGGTTCCTGCGACGACTGGAGTTCCATGCCAGCAAG ATCGACGAGCTGTATGAGGCATACTGTGTCCAGCGGCGTCTCCGGGATGGTGCCTACAACATGGTCCGTGCCTATAGCACTGGGTCCCCAGGGAGCCGAGAGGCCCGGGACAGCTTGGCCGAGGCCACTCGGGGGCATCGCGAATACACGGAG agcaTGTGTCTGCTGGAGAGTGAGTTGGAGGCACAACTGGGCGAGTTTCATCTTCGAATGAAAG GGCTGGCCGGCTTCGCCAGGCTGTGTGTGGGCGATCAGTATGAG ATCTGCATGAAATACGGGCGTCAGCGCTGGAAACTCCGGGGCCGCATTGAGGGTAGTGGGAAGCAGGTGTGGGACAGTGAAGAAACCGTCTTTCTTCCTCTGCTCACGGAATTCCTGTCCATCAAG GTGACAGAACTGAAGGGCCTGACCAACCATGTGGTTGTGGGCAGCGTCTCCTGCGAGACCAAGGACCTGTTCGCTGCCCTGCCCCAGGTTGTGGCTGTGGACATCAACGACCTCGGCACCATCAAGCTTAGCCTGGAAGTCACATGGAG CCCCTTCGACAAGGATGACCAGCCTTCGGCTGCTTCTACCGTCAACAAGGCCTCCACAGTCACCAAGCGCTTCTCCACCTACAGCCAGAGCCCACCAGACACACCCTCACTTCGGGAGCAGGCCTTCTAT AATATGCTGCGGCGGCAGGAGGAGCTGGAAAATGGCACAGCATGGTCCCTGTCTTCCGAATCTTCGGACGACTCATCCAGCCCACAGCTCTCAGGCACTGCCCGCCACTCGTCGGCCCCCAGGCCTCTGGTGCAGCAGCCTGAGCCCCTGCCCATCCAAGTTGCCTTCCGTAGGCCTGAGGTGCCCAGCTCTAGGCCCTTGGATGAGGAGGGGGCCatggccccagccctggcaaaTGGGCATGCGCCCTACAGCCGGACTCTGAGCCACATCAGTGAGGCCAGTGTGGACGCTGCCTTGGCTGAGGCTTCAGTGGAGGCTGTGGGCACAGAAAGCCTAGCGTGGGGACCAGATCCCACCCGTGGGGAACACCCCAGTCCTGTTCTTCCTGCCCTAGACCCTGGCCATTCTGCCACAAGCCCTACCCTTGGTACAACAGGCCCTGCCTCCAAATCTACAGAGCCTGCCCAATCTACACTCGTAGACTCAGTTCAGAAGGCCGCAGACTCTGGCCCTTCGGAACTGTCAGGCCCCACCCACACCACTACAAACTCCACCTATAGTGCCACAAGCCCTACCCATAGTGTGGCAAGCCTCACTCACACTACTACTGGCTCAACCCACAAGCCCATGATCTCTACCCTCACTACTACAGTCCCTATCCCTACTGTCACAGGCCCCGTCCAGACCACCACAAGCCCCAGCCATACCACTGCAACCCCTACTCACACTACTGTAAGCACCCCCCATACCACCACAAGCCCCACCTATACCACTGCAAGCCCCACCCACACCACT ATGTCAGCTCAGACCAGTGCAAGTCCTACCCCTGATGCTACGGCCCTAGTCCAGACCACCACAAGCCCCACCCACCCTGTCACAAGCCCCATCCTTATAACTGCAAGCCCTTCCACTTCTCTAGACTTTGctaccctccccagcccctctgcacaCTCAGACTCCACCCTCCCAGGCACCAGCCCCCTGCCCTGTAGCCCCCCAGCTTCTACTCCCTGCATTCAGCCAGATCCCAGAGCTCCCAGCACCTCCTACCCAAGTCCTGCCTGTTCCAGCTGGAAACTCCTCCCAAGCCCTGCCCCGGACCTCCCAGAGCCCATCGTTCAGAGGCTAactccccctgcctcccctgtAGCCCCTGCACCCCAGCATTCAGACCTCACCCTGGCTATGGCTGCCCAGGCCTCAGTCCCAGGGGcagctggaggggctggggacaggaggctggaggaggcacTGGGGGCTCTGATGGCTGCTTTGGATGACTATCGTGGCCAGTTCCCTGAGCTGCAGGGCCTGGAACAAGAGGTGACCCGGCTGGAGAGTCTGCTCATG CAGAGACAAGGCCTGACTCGCAGCCGGGCCTCCAGTCTTAGCATCACCGTAGAGCATGCCTTGGAGAGCTTCAGCTTCCtcaatgaagatgaagatgaagataaTGATGGTCCTGGAGTCAG GCCCCCAAGCagcccagaggctggggcagaggacaGCCTGGACTCACCCAGTGCCCGCCCGCTCAGCACGGGGTGTCCAGCTCTGGACGTTGCCTTGGTCCAGCACCTGTACCACTGCAGTCGCCTCCTGCTG AAACTAGGCACATTTGGGCCCCTGCGCTGCCAGGAGGCATGGGCCCTGGAGCGGCTGTTGCGGGAAGCCCGAGTGCTTGAGGCAGTGTGTGAGCTCAGCAGGCTATGGGAGATCCCTGTCACCTCTGCCCAGGAAG TGGTGCAGTTTTCGGCCTCTCGGCCCGGCTTCCTGACCTTCTGGGACCAGTGCACAGAGGGACTgagccccttcctctgccctgtGGAGCGGGTGCTTCTCACCTTCTGCAACCAGTACGGTGCCCGTCTGTCCCTGCGCCAGCCAGGCTTAGCCGAGGCTG TGTGTGTGAAGCTCCTGGAGGACGCCCTGGGGCAGAAGCTGCCCAGGAGGCCTCAGCCAGGCCCTGGAGAGCACGTCACCATCTTCCAGTTCTGGAGTTACATTGAAACCTTGGACAGCCCCTCCATGGAGGCCTACGTGACTGAGACTGCTGAGGAGG TGTTACTCGTGCGAAATCTGAACTCGGATGACCAGGCTGTCGTGTTGAAGGCCCTGAGGTTGGCACCCGAGGGGCGGCTGCGAAGGGATGGGCTTCGGGCCCTCAGCTCCCTGCTTGTCCATGGCAACAACAAGGTCATGGCTGCTGTCAGCACCCAGCTCCGGAGCCTGTCGCTGGGCCCTGCCTTCCGGGAGAGG GCCCTCCTGTGCTTCCTGGACCAGCTTGAGGATGAGGATGTGCAGACTCGAGTGGCtggctgcctggccctgggctgcaTCAAG GCTCCCGAGGGCATTGAGCCCCTGGTGTACCTGTGCCAAACGGACACAGAAGCAGTGAGGGAGGCTGCCCGGCAGAGCCTGCAACAGTGTG GTGAAGAGGGACAGTCTGCCCATCGACGGCTGGAGGAGTCGCTGGATGCCCTACCCCGCATCTTTGGGCCTGGCAGCATGGCCAGCACCGCATTCTAA
- the RIPOR1 gene encoding rho family-interacting cell polarization regulator 1 isoform X11, giving the protein MMSLSVRPQRRLLSARVSRSQSFAGVLGSHERGPSLFFRSLPVFSPPGPPRKLPALSRVSRMFSVAHPASKVPQPERLDLVYAALKQGLTAYLEVHQQEQEKLQVQIRESKRNSRLGFLYDLDKQVKSIDRFLRRLEFHASKIDELYEAYCVQRRLRDGAYNMVRAYSTGSPGSREARDSLAEATRGHREYTESMCLLESELEAQLGEFHLRMKGLAGFARLCVGDQYEICMKYGRQRWKLRGRIEGSGKQVWDSEETVFLPLLTEFLSIKVTELKGLTNHVVVGSVSCETKDLFAALPQVVAVDINDLGTIKLSLEVTWSPFDKDDQPSAASTVNKASTVTKRFSTYSQSPPDTPSLREQAFYNMLRRQEELENGTAWSLSSESSDDSSSPQLSGTARHSSAPRPLVQQPEPLPIQVAFRRPEVPSSRPLDEEGAMAPALANGHAPYSRTLSHISEASVDAALAEASVEAVGTESLAWGPDPTRGEHPSPVLPALDPGHSATSPTLGTTGPASKSTEPAQSTLVDSVQKAADSGPSELSGPTHTTTNSTYSATSPTHSVASLTHTTTGSTHKPMISTLTTTVPIPTVTGPVQTTTSPSHTTATPTHTTVSTPHTTTSPTYTTASPTHTTMSAQTSASPTPDATALVQTTTSPTHPVTSPILITASPSTSLDFATLPSPSAHSDSTLPGTSPLPCSPPASTPCIQPDPRAPSTSYPSPACSSWKLLPSPAPDLPEPIVQRLTPPASPVAPAPQHSDLTLAMAAQASVPGAAGGAGDRRLEEALGALMAALDDYRGQFPELQGLEQEVTRLESLLMQRQGLTRSRASSLSITVEHALESFSFLNEDEDEDNDGPGVRPPSSPEAGAEDSLDSPSARPLSTGCPALDVALVQHLYHCSRLLLKLGTFGPLRCQEAWALERLLREARVLEAVCELSRLWEIPVTSAQEVVQFSASRPGFLTFWDQCTEGLSPFLCPVERVLLTFCNQYGARLSLRQPGLAEAVCVKLLEDALGQKLPRRPQPGPGEHVTIFQFWSYIETLDSPSMEAYVTETAEEVLLVRNLNSDDQAVVLKALRLAPEGRLRRDGLRALSSLLVHGNNKVMAAVSTQLRSLSLGPAFRERALLCFLDQLEDEDVQTRVAGCLALGCIKAPEGIEPLVYLCQTDTEAVREAARQSLQQCGEEGQSAHRRLEESLDALPRIFGPGSMASTAF; this is encoded by the exons ATGATGTCCTTGTCGGTGCGGCCGCAGCGCCGCCTGCTCAGCGCCCGGGTCAGTAGGAGCCAGTCCTTCGCAGGCGTCCTCGGCAGCCACGAGCGGGGGCCCAG CCTCTTCTTCAGGAGTTTACCAGTCTTCAGCCCGCCAGGGCCCCCACGGAAGCTCCCAGCGCTCTCCCGAGTGTCCAGGATGTTTTCCGTGGCTCACCCAGCCTCCAAGGTGCCGCAGCCTGAGCGGCTGGACCTGGTGTATGCTGCGCTTAAGCAGGGCCTGAC GGCCTACTTGGAAGTGCACCAACAGGAGCAGGAGAAACTCCAGGTGCAGATAAGGGAGTCCAAAAGGAATTCCCGCCTG GGCTTCCTGTATGACTTGGACAAG CAAGTCAAGTCCATTGACCGGTTCCTGCGACGACTGGAGTTCCATGCCAGCAAG ATCGACGAGCTGTATGAGGCATACTGTGTCCAGCGGCGTCTCCGGGATGGTGCCTACAACATGGTCCGTGCCTATAGCACTGGGTCCCCAGGGAGCCGAGAGGCCCGGGACAGCTTGGCCGAGGCCACTCGGGGGCATCGCGAATACACGGAG agcaTGTGTCTGCTGGAGAGTGAGTTGGAGGCACAACTGGGCGAGTTTCATCTTCGAATGAAAG GGCTGGCCGGCTTCGCCAGGCTGTGTGTGGGCGATCAGTATGAG ATCTGCATGAAATACGGGCGTCAGCGCTGGAAACTCCGGGGCCGCATTGAGGGTAGTGGGAAGCAGGTGTGGGACAGTGAAGAAACCGTCTTTCTTCCTCTGCTCACGGAATTCCTGTCCATCAAG GTGACAGAACTGAAGGGCCTGACCAACCATGTGGTTGTGGGCAGCGTCTCCTGCGAGACCAAGGACCTGTTCGCTGCCCTGCCCCAGGTTGTGGCTGTGGACATCAACGACCTCGGCACCATCAAGCTTAGCCTGGAAGTCACATGGAG CCCCTTCGACAAGGATGACCAGCCTTCGGCTGCTTCTACCGTCAACAAGGCCTCCACAGTCACCAAGCGCTTCTCCACCTACAGCCAGAGCCCACCAGACACACCCTCACTTCGGGAGCAGGCCTTCTAT AATATGCTGCGGCGGCAGGAGGAGCTGGAAAATGGCACAGCATGGTCCCTGTCTTCCGAATCTTCGGACGACTCATCCAGCCCACAGCTCTCAGGCACTGCCCGCCACTCGTCGGCCCCCAGGCCTCTGGTGCAGCAGCCTGAGCCCCTGCCCATCCAAGTTGCCTTCCGTAGGCCTGAGGTGCCCAGCTCTAGGCCCTTGGATGAGGAGGGGGCCatggccccagccctggcaaaTGGGCATGCGCCCTACAGCCGGACTCTGAGCCACATCAGTGAGGCCAGTGTGGACGCTGCCTTGGCTGAGGCTTCAGTGGAGGCTGTGGGCACAGAAAGCCTAGCGTGGGGACCAGATCCCACCCGTGGGGAACACCCCAGTCCTGTTCTTCCTGCCCTAGACCCTGGCCATTCTGCCACAAGCCCTACCCTTGGTACAACAGGCCCTGCCTCCAAATCTACAGAGCCTGCCCAATCTACACTCGTAGACTCAGTTCAGAAGGCCGCAGACTCTGGCCCTTCGGAACTGTCAGGCCCCACCCACACCACTACAAACTCCACCTATAGTGCCACAAGCCCTACCCATAGTGTGGCAAGCCTCACTCACACTACTACTGGCTCAACCCACAAGCCCATGATCTCTACCCTCACTACTACAGTCCCTATCCCTACTGTCACAGGCCCCGTCCAGACCACCACAAGCCCCAGCCATACCACTGCAACCCCTACTCACACTACTGTAAGCACCCCCCATACCACCACAAGCCCCACCTATACCACTGCAAGCCCCACCCACACCACT ATGTCAGCTCAGACCAGTGCAAGTCCTACCCCTGATGCTACGGCCCTAGTCCAGACCACCACAAGCCCCACCCACCCTGTCACAAGCCCCATCCTTATAACTGCAAGCCCTTCCACTTCTCTAGACTTTGctaccctccccagcccctctgcacaCTCAGACTCCACCCTCCCAGGCACCAGCCCCCTGCCCTGTAGCCCCCCAGCTTCTACTCCCTGCATTCAGCCAGATCCCAGAGCTCCCAGCACCTCCTACCCAAGTCCTGCCTGTTCCAGCTGGAAACTCCTCCCAAGCCCTGCCCCGGACCTCCCAGAGCCCATCGTTCAGAGGCTAactccccctgcctcccctgtAGCCCCTGCACCCCAGCATTCAGACCTCACCCTGGCTATGGCTGCCCAGGCCTCAGTCCCAGGGGcagctggaggggctggggacaggaggctggaggaggcacTGGGGGCTCTGATGGCTGCTTTGGATGACTATCGTGGCCAGTTCCCTGAGCTGCAGGGCCTGGAACAAGAGGTGACCCGGCTGGAGAGTCTGCTCATG CAGAGACAAGGCCTGACTCGCAGCCGGGCCTCCAGTCTTAGCATCACCGTAGAGCATGCCTTGGAGAGCTTCAGCTTCCtcaatgaagatgaagatgaagataaTGATGGTCCTGGAGTCAG GCCCCCAAGCagcccagaggctggggcagaggacaGCCTGGACTCACCCAGTGCCCGCCCGCTCAGCACGGGGTGTCCAGCTCTGGACGTTGCCTTGGTCCAGCACCTGTACCACTGCAGTCGCCTCCTGCTG AAACTAGGCACATTTGGGCCCCTGCGCTGCCAGGAGGCATGGGCCCTGGAGCGGCTGTTGCGGGAAGCCCGAGTGCTTGAGGCAGTGTGTGAGCTCAGCAGGCTATGGGAGATCCCTGTCACCTCTGCCCAGGAAG TGGTGCAGTTTTCGGCCTCTCGGCCCGGCTTCCTGACCTTCTGGGACCAGTGCACAGAGGGACTgagccccttcctctgccctgtGGAGCGGGTGCTTCTCACCTTCTGCAACCAGTACGGTGCCCGTCTGTCCCTGCGCCAGCCAGGCTTAGCCGAGGCTG TGTGTGTGAAGCTCCTGGAGGACGCCCTGGGGCAGAAGCTGCCCAGGAGGCCTCAGCCAGGCCCTGGAGAGCACGTCACCATCTTCCAGTTCTGGAGTTACATTGAAACCTTGGACAGCCCCTCCATGGAGGCCTACGTGACTGAGACTGCTGAGGAGG TGTTACTCGTGCGAAATCTGAACTCGGATGACCAGGCTGTCGTGTTGAAGGCCCTGAGGTTGGCACCCGAGGGGCGGCTGCGAAGGGATGGGCTTCGGGCCCTCAGCTCCCTGCTTGTCCATGGCAACAACAAGGTCATGGCTGCTGTCAGCACCCAGCTCCGGAGCCTGTCGCTGGGCCCTGCCTTCCGGGAGAGG GCCCTCCTGTGCTTCCTGGACCAGCTTGAGGATGAGGATGTGCAGACTCGAGTGGCtggctgcctggccctgggctgcaTCAAG GCTCCCGAGGGCATTGAGCCCCTGGTGTACCTGTGCCAAACGGACACAGAAGCAGTGAGGGAGGCTGCCCGGCAGAGCCTGCAACAGTGTG GTGAAGAGGGACAGTCTGCCCATCGACGGCTGGAGGAGTCGCTGGATGCCCTACCCCGCATCTTTGGGCCTGGCAGCATGGCCAGCACCGCATTCTAA
- the RIPOR1 gene encoding rho family-interacting cell polarization regulator 1 isoform X5 yields the protein MTIWQMQRQAQRGSPARTHSMMSLSVRPQRRLLSARVSRSQSFAGVLGSHERGPRSLPVFSPPGPPRKLPALSRVSRMFSVAHPASKVPQPERLDLVYAALKQGLTAYLEVHQQEQEKLQVQIRESKRNSRLGFLYDLDKQVKSIDRFLRRLEFHASKIDELYEAYCVQRRLRDGAYNMVRAYSTGSPGSREARDSLAEATRGHREYTESMCLLESELEAQLGEFHLRMKGLAGFARLCVGDQYEICMKYGRQRWKLRGRIEGSGKQVWDSEETVFLPLLTEFLSIKVTELKGLTNHVVVGSVSCETKDLFAALPQVVAVDINDLGTIKLSLEVTWSPFDKDDQPSAASTVNKASTVTKRFSTYSQSPPDTPSLREQAFYNMLRRQEELENGTAWSLSSESSDDSSSPQLSGTARHSSAPRPLVQQPEPLPIQVAFRRPEVPSSRPLDEEGAMAPALANGHAPYSRTLSHISEASVDAALAEASVEAVGTESLAWGPDPTRGEHPSPVLPALDPGHSATSPTLGTTGPASKSTEPAQSTLVDSVQKAADSGPSELSGPTHTTTNSTYSATSPTHSVASLTHTTTGSTHKPMISTLTTTVPIPTVTGPVQTTTSPSHTTATPTHTTVSTPHTTTSPTYTTASPTHTTMSAQTSASPTPDATALVQTTTSPTHPVTSPILITASPSTSLDFATLPSPSAHSDSTLPGTSPLPCSPPASTPCIQPDPRAPSTSYPSPACSSWKLLPSPAPDLPEPIVQRLTPPASPVAPAPQHSDLTLAMAAQASVPGAAGGAGDRRLEEALGALMAALDDYRGQFPELQGLEQEVTRLESLLMRQGLTRSRASSLSITVEHALESFSFLNEDEDEDNDGPGVRPPSSPEAGAEDSLDSPSARPLSTGCPALDVALVQHLYHCSRLLLKLGTFGPLRCQEAWALERLLREARVLEAVCELSRLWEIPVTSAQEVVQFSASRPGFLTFWDQCTEGLSPFLCPVERVLLTFCNQYGARLSLRQPGLAEAVCVKLLEDALGQKLPRRPQPGPGEHVTIFQFWSYIETLDSPSMEAYVTETAEEVLLVRNLNSDDQAVVLKALRLAPEGRLRRDGLRALSSLLVHGNNKVMAAVSTQLRSLSLGPAFRERALLCFLDQLEDEDVQTRVAGCLALGCIKAPEGIEPLVYLCQTDTEAVREAARQSLQQCGEEGQSAHRRLEESLDALPRIFGPGSMASTAF from the exons GGAGCCCCGCGCGGACTCATTCCATGATGTCCTTGTCGGTGCGGCCGCAGCGCCGCCTGCTCAGCGCCCGGGTCAGTAGGAGCCAGTCCTTCGCAGGCGTCCTCGGCAGCCACGAGCGGGGGCCCAG GAGTTTACCAGTCTTCAGCCCGCCAGGGCCCCCACGGAAGCTCCCAGCGCTCTCCCGAGTGTCCAGGATGTTTTCCGTGGCTCACCCAGCCTCCAAGGTGCCGCAGCCTGAGCGGCTGGACCTGGTGTATGCTGCGCTTAAGCAGGGCCTGAC GGCCTACTTGGAAGTGCACCAACAGGAGCAGGAGAAACTCCAGGTGCAGATAAGGGAGTCCAAAAGGAATTCCCGCCTG GGCTTCCTGTATGACTTGGACAAG CAAGTCAAGTCCATTGACCGGTTCCTGCGACGACTGGAGTTCCATGCCAGCAAG ATCGACGAGCTGTATGAGGCATACTGTGTCCAGCGGCGTCTCCGGGATGGTGCCTACAACATGGTCCGTGCCTATAGCACTGGGTCCCCAGGGAGCCGAGAGGCCCGGGACAGCTTGGCCGAGGCCACTCGGGGGCATCGCGAATACACGGAG agcaTGTGTCTGCTGGAGAGTGAGTTGGAGGCACAACTGGGCGAGTTTCATCTTCGAATGAAAG GGCTGGCCGGCTTCGCCAGGCTGTGTGTGGGCGATCAGTATGAG ATCTGCATGAAATACGGGCGTCAGCGCTGGAAACTCCGGGGCCGCATTGAGGGTAGTGGGAAGCAGGTGTGGGACAGTGAAGAAACCGTCTTTCTTCCTCTGCTCACGGAATTCCTGTCCATCAAG GTGACAGAACTGAAGGGCCTGACCAACCATGTGGTTGTGGGCAGCGTCTCCTGCGAGACCAAGGACCTGTTCGCTGCCCTGCCCCAGGTTGTGGCTGTGGACATCAACGACCTCGGCACCATCAAGCTTAGCCTGGAAGTCACATGGAG CCCCTTCGACAAGGATGACCAGCCTTCGGCTGCTTCTACCGTCAACAAGGCCTCCACAGTCACCAAGCGCTTCTCCACCTACAGCCAGAGCCCACCAGACACACCCTCACTTCGGGAGCAGGCCTTCTAT AATATGCTGCGGCGGCAGGAGGAGCTGGAAAATGGCACAGCATGGTCCCTGTCTTCCGAATCTTCGGACGACTCATCCAGCCCACAGCTCTCAGGCACTGCCCGCCACTCGTCGGCCCCCAGGCCTCTGGTGCAGCAGCCTGAGCCCCTGCCCATCCAAGTTGCCTTCCGTAGGCCTGAGGTGCCCAGCTCTAGGCCCTTGGATGAGGAGGGGGCCatggccccagccctggcaaaTGGGCATGCGCCCTACAGCCGGACTCTGAGCCACATCAGTGAGGCCAGTGTGGACGCTGCCTTGGCTGAGGCTTCAGTGGAGGCTGTGGGCACAGAAAGCCTAGCGTGGGGACCAGATCCCACCCGTGGGGAACACCCCAGTCCTGTTCTTCCTGCCCTAGACCCTGGCCATTCTGCCACAAGCCCTACCCTTGGTACAACAGGCCCTGCCTCCAAATCTACAGAGCCTGCCCAATCTACACTCGTAGACTCAGTTCAGAAGGCCGCAGACTCTGGCCCTTCGGAACTGTCAGGCCCCACCCACACCACTACAAACTCCACCTATAGTGCCACAAGCCCTACCCATAGTGTGGCAAGCCTCACTCACACTACTACTGGCTCAACCCACAAGCCCATGATCTCTACCCTCACTACTACAGTCCCTATCCCTACTGTCACAGGCCCCGTCCAGACCACCACAAGCCCCAGCCATACCACTGCAACCCCTACTCACACTACTGTAAGCACCCCCCATACCACCACAAGCCCCACCTATACCACTGCAAGCCCCACCCACACCACT ATGTCAGCTCAGACCAGTGCAAGTCCTACCCCTGATGCTACGGCCCTAGTCCAGACCACCACAAGCCCCACCCACCCTGTCACAAGCCCCATCCTTATAACTGCAAGCCCTTCCACTTCTCTAGACTTTGctaccctccccagcccctctgcacaCTCAGACTCCACCCTCCCAGGCACCAGCCCCCTGCCCTGTAGCCCCCCAGCTTCTACTCCCTGCATTCAGCCAGATCCCAGAGCTCCCAGCACCTCCTACCCAAGTCCTGCCTGTTCCAGCTGGAAACTCCTCCCAAGCCCTGCCCCGGACCTCCCAGAGCCCATCGTTCAGAGGCTAactccccctgcctcccctgtAGCCCCTGCACCCCAGCATTCAGACCTCACCCTGGCTATGGCTGCCCAGGCCTCAGTCCCAGGGGcagctggaggggctggggacaggaggctggaggaggcacTGGGGGCTCTGATGGCTGCTTTGGATGACTATCGTGGCCAGTTCCCTGAGCTGCAGGGCCTGGAACAAGAGGTGACCCGGCTGGAGAGTCTGCTCATG AGACAAGGCCTGACTCGCAGCCGGGCCTCCAGTCTTAGCATCACCGTAGAGCATGCCTTGGAGAGCTTCAGCTTCCtcaatgaagatgaagatgaagataaTGATGGTCCTGGAGTCAG GCCCCCAAGCagcccagaggctggggcagaggacaGCCTGGACTCACCCAGTGCCCGCCCGCTCAGCACGGGGTGTCCAGCTCTGGACGTTGCCTTGGTCCAGCACCTGTACCACTGCAGTCGCCTCCTGCTG AAACTAGGCACATTTGGGCCCCTGCGCTGCCAGGAGGCATGGGCCCTGGAGCGGCTGTTGCGGGAAGCCCGAGTGCTTGAGGCAGTGTGTGAGCTCAGCAGGCTATGGGAGATCCCTGTCACCTCTGCCCAGGAAG TGGTGCAGTTTTCGGCCTCTCGGCCCGGCTTCCTGACCTTCTGGGACCAGTGCACAGAGGGACTgagccccttcctctgccctgtGGAGCGGGTGCTTCTCACCTTCTGCAACCAGTACGGTGCCCGTCTGTCCCTGCGCCAGCCAGGCTTAGCCGAGGCTG TGTGTGTGAAGCTCCTGGAGGACGCCCTGGGGCAGAAGCTGCCCAGGAGGCCTCAGCCAGGCCCTGGAGAGCACGTCACCATCTTCCAGTTCTGGAGTTACATTGAAACCTTGGACAGCCCCTCCATGGAGGCCTACGTGACTGAGACTGCTGAGGAGG TGTTACTCGTGCGAAATCTGAACTCGGATGACCAGGCTGTCGTGTTGAAGGCCCTGAGGTTGGCACCCGAGGGGCGGCTGCGAAGGGATGGGCTTCGGGCCCTCAGCTCCCTGCTTGTCCATGGCAACAACAAGGTCATGGCTGCTGTCAGCACCCAGCTCCGGAGCCTGTCGCTGGGCCCTGCCTTCCGGGAGAGG GCCCTCCTGTGCTTCCTGGACCAGCTTGAGGATGAGGATGTGCAGACTCGAGTGGCtggctgcctggccctgggctgcaTCAAG GCTCCCGAGGGCATTGAGCCCCTGGTGTACCTGTGCCAAACGGACACAGAAGCAGTGAGGGAGGCTGCCCGGCAGAGCCTGCAACAGTGTG GTGAAGAGGGACAGTCTGCCCATCGACGGCTGGAGGAGTCGCTGGATGCCCTACCCCGCATCTTTGGGCCTGGCAGCATGGCCAGCACCGCATTCTAA